From the genome of Populus alba chromosome 10, ASM523922v2, whole genome shotgun sequence, one region includes:
- the LOC118044710 gene encoding mitochondrial-processing peptidase subunit alpha: MYRSAVSRLRAPKGCRRYPTRFASSSAAALQPSSSSGFFSWLTGEKSKSVPPLDFPLLGVELPSTLPDYVEPGVTKITTLGNGLRIASETSPNPAASIGLYVDCGSIYESPATFGATHVLERMAFKSTRNRSHLRVVREVEAIGGSVQSSASREQMGYTYDALKTYLPEMVELLIDCVRNPVFLDWEFNEQLQKVKAEISEASKNPQGLLFEAIHSVGFSGALANPLLAPESSIDRLNSSLLEEFVAENYTARRMVLAASGVEHEELVAIAEPLLSDLSDKKSPGEPESVYTGGDFRCQAESGDQKTHFALAFGLKGGWHDVKEAMTLTVLQILMGGGGSFSAGGPGKGMYSRLYQRVLNQYDKVQSFSAFSHIYNHSSIFGIQATTDADFASLAIKLAARELTEVASPGAVDPVQLQRAKQSTKSAILMNLESRMVASEDIGRQILMYNKRKPLHDFLKAIDEVTLQDITQISQKLISSPLTMASYGEVINVPTYDTICSMFKSK, encoded by the exons ATGTATAGAAGCGCAGTTTCGCGTCTCAGAGCTCCCAAG GGCTGCCGTAGGTATCCTACAAGATTTGCAAGTTCGAGTGCAGCTGCCTTGCAACCATCCTCTTCCAGTGGTTTCTTCAGCTGGCTTACTGGTGAAAAGTCCAAGTCTGTGCCACCTCTAGACTTTCCACTTTTAGGAGTTGAACTCCCTTCTACATTGCCTGATTATGTTGAACCTGGTGTAACTAAGATTACTACGCTTGGTAATGGCTTGCGAATTGCATCTGAAACATCACCG AATCCCGCGGCATCAATAGGGTTATATGTTGACTGCGGCTCAATATATGAGTCGCCAGCAACATTTGGGGCCACCCATGTTCTGGAACGAATGGCATTCAAAAGCACAAGAAACCGTAGCCACTTGCGTGTTGTGCGAGAAGTGGAAGCAATTGGGGGTTCTGTACAATCCTCAGCATCTCGGGAGCAGATGGGATATACATATGATGCTTTGAAGACTTATCTTCCAGAGATGGTTGAGCTACTTATTGATTGTGTGAGGAACCCTGTCTTCCTTGATTGGGAGTTCAATGAACAG CTTCAGAAGGTGAAAGCTGAGATCAGTGAAGCTTCAAAAAACCCTCAAGGTTTGCTTTTTGAGGCAATTCACTCTGTGGGTTTTTCTGGTGCTTTGGCAAATCCTCTTTTAGCTCCAGAATCTTCAATAGATAGATTGAATAGTTCACTCTTGGAGGAATTTGTAGCT gaaaattaTACTGCTCGTCGTATGGTACTTGCAGCTTCTGGTGTTGAACACGAGGAACTGGTAGCCATTGCAGAGCCCCTTTTATCTGACCTATCTGATAAAAAGAGCCCTGGAGAGCCAGAATCTGTTTATACTGGTGGTGATTTCCGTTGTCAAGCTGAATCAGGG GACCAGAAAACCCATTTTGCTCTCGCATTTGGACTAAAAGGTGGCTGGCATGATGTGAAGGAGGCCATGACTTTGACAGTTCTTCag ATTCTAATGGGAGGTGGTGGATCATTCTCAGCTGGTGGCCCTGGGAAAGGAATGTATTCAAGGCTAT ATCAACGTGTCTTGAACCAGTATGACAAAGTTCAGTCGTTTTCAGCATTCAGCCACATTTACAATCACTCTTCCATATTTGGTATCCAAGCTACCACA GATGCAGATTTTGCATCATTGGCCATTAAGCTAGCAGCTAGGGAGCTAACTGAAGTTGCTTCACCTGGTGCAG ttgacCCAGTGCAGCTACAACGTGCCAAACAGTCAACAAAGTCTGCCATTTTGATGAATTTGGAATCTAGA ATGGTTGCTTCGGAAGATATTGGTAGACAAATTTTGATGTATAACAAGAG GAAACCGTTGCATGATTTCTTGAAAGCGATAGATGAGGTTACATTACAGGATATTACCCAAATTTCCCAAAAGCTTATTTCTTCACCTCTAACAATGGCATCATACGGAGAAG TTATCAATGTCCCAACATATGATACAATCTGCAGCATGTTCAAGTCAAAATGA